AATGCTGAGATTGGGAAGATGGGTAGAACCTCGCATCGGTGATTTCTTTCTAGCTCATTTTGCCAAAAGAACCAGCCCACTGCGGGCCGGCACCTGAATGCCATCCAGATACCCGCCATCAACTCTGGCGCGGCCGTTTCCCCAGACCGCTTCCAGAACAGTGCCATCGGCGATCAGCGATGAGACGGGTACATGCAACGAGGCGCTGCTCCGTGCGGCGTTCAGGGCCACGATCAGGCATTCGGTGTCAGAGCAACGGGCGTAAACGTAGTGATCTTTTTCCGCCTGCAGCCTCGTGTAGCTACCACAGCACAGAGCGGAATATGCATTTCGCAGTCTGATGGCGTTACGTGTGAATTCAAGTAGATCGGTGTTCCACGTAACCTGTGAGTCAGCGTGGAACGGGTCCTGCCAGGGGAACCCGCCGCGGCATCCGGGATCTCGTCCACCGGTCATGCCGATTTCATCCCCGTAGTAGATGCAGGGAGCGCCAGGATAGGTCATCAGAAAGAGCAACGCGAGGCGATAGGCACTCTCGTCACCACCGGCAACTGAGAGAAAGCGGGGGGTGTCGTGGCTGCCAAGTAGATTGAGTTGTGCCTGGGTAATCTCCGCGGGGTAAAGGCCGAGAATGCCATCGATGCGTTCGGCGAAGCTCGCAGCATCCAGTGCCTGGATATGACCATATCCGGTGCCGGATACCAGGTCGTGTTGCACCGAATCGCGGGCAAAAAAGCCAATGCAGACTTTGGTGACCTGGTAGTTCATCACTGCGTCAAACTGGTCTCCGCGCAACCACCGGTTGGCGTCGTGCCATATCTCTCCCACGATATAGGCATCGGGGTTGGCTGACTTCACCTGTTGTCGGAATTCCTGCCAGAAAGCATCGTCGTCGATCTCGCCTGGCACGTCGAGCCGCCAGCCGTCGATCCCCTGTTCAATCCAATAGCGTCCCACATCCAACAGAAACTCGCGCACTGTCCTTGTATCAGTATTGAACTTGGGCAGCGCATGGAGGTTCCACCAGGCTGCGTAATTTGGCGGCTGGCTTCCCTCGTAGGCATGTAAGGGCCACCCATTGACGATGAACCAATCCAGGTAGGGCGAGGAAGGGCCATTTTCCAGCAGGTGGTTAAACTGAAAGAAACCGCGGCTTGCATGGTTGAATACACCATCGAGGACAATGCGGATTCCCCTGCGATGAGCCTGGTTGATCAAAGAAAAAAGTGCGTCATTTCCGCCCAGTATGGGATCGACCTGGTAGTAGTCGTAGGTGTGATAACGGTGGTTGGCGGTTGACTGGAAAACGGGGCAGAAGTAGATGGCGGATATTCCCAAATCCTGCAGGTAGTCCAGGTGTTCTACAACGCCCATCAAATCGCCCCCTTTGAAACCCCCGTGGGTTGGGGCAGCAAGCCAGGGTTCCAGGTTGTGGGGCTTCAGTACCGATTGGCTGCGGGCAAAACGGTCGGGAAAGATCTGGTAGAAGATTGCTTCTTTCACCCAGGCGGGAGTGTGTGCTGAAGTCATAAATCAATAACGAATCCTTATTCGGGGTCGCCGTGTTGCCGGATCCACCTTAGACACTGTTCAAAAACCATCTGCCGTTCCACGTCCACCAGCAGGTTATGCCCGGAGTTCTCCAACCAAACTATCCTGGTGTCCAGGGAACTTACACCCTCTACGATCTTCGACGGGTTGTCCGAACGGATCGTCGTGTCTTCTTTTCCCTGGAACAGGATGAGCGGTTGCGTGACCCGGCGTAACTCGGGGCGAACCGTTCGCTGTAATCGCCAGACCTCATTGGCGCCCGCAACTGGAATGACATCATAACACCAATAGAGGTTGGATCCCTCCTCATCCTGCGCGGCGACAGGTAATGGATCTTCTTGGGGAAGAAAGGCTAAGAAATAGCGCCCGATTGAAGTTAATGGCAATTTCCGGTCGCTGATGCGAAGACCGGGTGCAAAGAGCAGCAAGCCCTGAATGTCCGGTTGGTTAGCAGCCAGGTGAAGAGTCAGCAAGCCTCCAAGGGAAAGGCCGGCCACGAAGACCCGGTCAACCTGCGAGGCTAATTCCTCGAAGGACCGGGTCACTACAGCGAACCAATCCTGCCATCGCACCTGGTTCAGGTCGGCCGGCTCCGTGCCATGACCCGGAAGAAGTGGACATAATACGGTGTACCCATCTTCTGCAAGATTCTCGCCCAATTGACGCATTTCTGTGGGGGCACCGGTGAAACCGTGGATTAGCAAGACGCCGGTGGGGCCTCCGGAAAAGTGAAAGGGAGATGGATCAAGATATGCGCGTTGTGCCATAATTTCTGTTCTCGTGCGAGGCGACAAGTCCTGTGAAAGAGTACCAGCCGATGGTACCTCAACCCCGGCAAAACAGCAAAGAAACCGGCCTCTGATTCGGGCACCATTCATTTGCCGATTCATGGTCGTGCAGGTATCATTTCTGGTGGTTGGTACGTTGCAATGCCTTGCGTTGTATGTTATAATTGTCGATGTAATCTTTTATTCACCCCCAACTTCTTTTCGGTTCGCAACGAAGCGAGGTAACAAGTGAGTTTTTCCAGATCCAAATCCCGCTGGTTTTATGTTGTTCTCGTTGCCATCATGCTTGCATCGCTGCTCGCCGCCTGTGGATCCACCAAGAAAGAGGAGGTTGTCGAAGACAAGGCACCGCCCCTTCTGCCCAGGCTCACGGTGCAGCTTGCCGAAGATGGTTCACCAACTGTCGCTGGCATTCCGGTAGCGACATTGGCTGGTATGTTCGGTCAACAGGTCGCTGTCTCTCCTGATACCGTGCAGCAATTTACCAGTGCAGATATCCAAAACTTGGAGGCAGTCATCACCAAGGAGGGGATTTTCCT
This window of the Chloroflexota bacterium genome carries:
- a CDS encoding glycoside hydrolase family 13 protein; translation: MTSAHTPAWVKEAIFYQIFPDRFARSQSVLKPHNLEPWLAAPTHGGFKGGDLMGVVEHLDYLQDLGISAIYFCPVFQSTANHRYHTYDYYQVDPILGGNDALFSLINQAHRRGIRIVLDGVFNHASRGFFQFNHLLENGPSSPYLDWFIVNGWPLHAYEGSQPPNYAAWWNLHALPKFNTDTRTVREFLLDVGRYWIEQGIDGWRLDVPGEIDDDAFWQEFRQQVKSANPDAYIVGEIWHDANRWLRGDQFDAVMNYQVTKVCIGFFARDSVQHDLVSGTGYGHIQALDAASFAERIDGILGLYPAEITQAQLNLLGSHDTPRFLSVAGGDESAYRLALLFLMTYPGAPCIYYGDEIGMTGGRDPGCRGGFPWQDPFHADSQVTWNTDLLEFTRNAIRLRNAYSALCCGSYTRLQAEKDHYVYARCSDTECLIVALNAARSSASLHVPVSSLIADGTVLEAVWGNGRARVDGGYLDGIQVPARSGLVLLAK
- a CDS encoding alpha/beta fold hydrolase codes for the protein MAQRAYLDPSPFHFSGGPTGVLLIHGFTGAPTEMRQLGENLAEDGYTVLCPLLPGHGTEPADLNQVRWQDWFAVVTRSFEELASQVDRVFVAGLSLGGLLTLHLAANQPDIQGLLLFAPGLRISDRKLPLTSIGRYFLAFLPQEDPLPVAAQDEEGSNLYWCYDVIPVAGANEVWRLQRTVRPELRRVTQPLILFQGKEDTTIRSDNPSKIVEGVSSLDTRIVWLENSGHNLLVDVERQMVFEQCLRWIRQHGDPE